One window from the genome of Marinobacter sp. LV10R510-11A encodes:
- the murA gene encoding UDP-N-acetylglucosamine 1-carboxyvinyltransferase, which translates to MDKLLIRGGKPLDGEIRISGAKNAALPILAATLLADEPVTVGNLPHLHDVTTMIELLGRMGVDLMIDEKMSVEIHANTIKHFHAPYELVKTMRASILVLGPLVAHFGEAEVSLPGGCAIGSRPVNLHIQGLEQMGADIKVENGYIRAKSNGRLKGAHIFMDTVTVTGTENLLMAATLADGKTILENAAREPEVVDLAECLIAMGAKITGHGTSTIEIEGVERLHGCHYNVLPDRIETGTYLVAAAATGGRVKLKDTRADLLDAVLLKLEEAGAHITSGPNWIELDMKGKRPKAVNIRTAPYPAFPTDMQAQFAAMNAVAEGTGTIIETVFENRFMHLQELTRMGADITLEGNAAIIKGVDHLTGAPVMATDLRASASLVIAGLLADGDTIIDRIYHIDRGYECIEEKLQLLGASIRRLPA; encoded by the coding sequence GTGGACAAACTTTTGATCCGGGGCGGAAAGCCTCTGGACGGTGAAATCCGGATTTCCGGTGCAAAAAACGCCGCGCTTCCCATTCTTGCGGCAACGTTGCTGGCCGATGAACCGGTTACCGTGGGCAACCTGCCGCACCTGCACGACGTTACCACCATGATCGAGCTGCTGGGCCGCATGGGTGTGGATTTGATGATTGATGAGAAAATGAGCGTAGAAATTCACGCCAATACCATCAAGCATTTCCACGCGCCTTACGAGCTGGTCAAAACCATGCGTGCCTCCATCCTAGTACTGGGGCCTCTGGTTGCGCATTTTGGCGAAGCAGAAGTATCACTGCCTGGTGGCTGTGCTATCGGCAGCCGCCCGGTAAACCTGCATATCCAAGGCCTTGAACAGATGGGCGCGGATATCAAGGTAGAAAACGGCTACATCAGAGCGAAAAGCAATGGGCGCCTAAAAGGCGCGCACATCTTCATGGACACAGTGACGGTAACCGGCACTGAGAACCTGTTGATGGCTGCAACGCTGGCCGATGGCAAAACCATCCTCGAAAACGCTGCCCGCGAGCCGGAAGTCGTGGACTTGGCAGAGTGCCTGATTGCTATGGGCGCGAAAATCACTGGCCACGGCACTTCGACCATTGAAATAGAAGGCGTTGAGCGCCTGCACGGCTGCCACTACAACGTACTACCAGACCGTATCGAAACGGGTACCTATCTGGTGGCGGCAGCGGCGACCGGCGGCCGGGTAAAATTGAAAGATACCCGCGCGGATCTTCTCGACGCTGTACTGCTAAAGCTTGAAGAAGCCGGCGCCCATATCACCTCTGGCCCCAACTGGATCGAGCTGGATATGAAAGGCAAGCGCCCGAAAGCGGTCAATATTCGTACAGCGCCTTACCCCGCGTTCCCCACGGATATGCAGGCCCAGTTCGCTGCCATGAACGCCGTGGCAGAGGGCACAGGTACCATCATAGAGACCGTATTCGAGAATCGGTTCATGCACTTGCAGGAACTAACCCGCATGGGCGCCGATATCACCCTGGAAGGCAATGCCGCGATTATTAAAGGCGTTGACCACCTTACGGGAGCGCCCGTTATGGCGACAGATCTGCGTGCATCGGCCAGCCTGGTGATCGCAGGCCTGCTGGCAGACGGCGATACCATTATCGATCGTATCTACCATATCGACCGCGGCTACGAGTGCATTGAAGAGAAACTGCAGCTGCTTGGCGCGAGTATCCGCCGCCTGCCAGCGTGA
- the hisG gene encoding ATP phosphoribosyltransferase, giving the protein MTDFITIALSKGRILDETLPLLAEAGIELVDDIKKSRKLVFPTTHPNVRILILRATDVPTYVQYGGADLGVTGKDVLMEHGGEGLYEPLDLNIARCRLMTAGPKGETPPVGRIRVATKFVNLARRYYAAQGRQADIIKLYGAMELAPILGLADEIVDIVDTGNTLKANGLEARELIDHISTRLVVNRASMKMKHERINPIIENMAAAVDKRR; this is encoded by the coding sequence ATGACAGATTTCATTACCATCGCTTTGTCGAAGGGGCGAATCCTGGACGAAACCCTGCCACTGCTGGCGGAAGCCGGGATTGAGCTGGTCGATGACATCAAAAAATCGCGAAAGCTGGTGTTTCCCACCACCCATCCGAACGTGCGCATACTGATTCTGCGGGCAACCGACGTGCCTACCTATGTGCAGTACGGCGGCGCGGATTTGGGTGTCACCGGCAAGGACGTGCTGATGGAGCACGGTGGCGAAGGGCTGTACGAACCGTTAGATCTGAACATCGCCCGTTGCCGCCTGATGACCGCAGGCCCCAAAGGCGAAACCCCTCCGGTTGGGCGTATCCGTGTCGCAACCAAGTTCGTCAATTTGGCGCGCCGGTATTACGCGGCGCAGGGTCGCCAGGCCGACATCATCAAGCTTTATGGTGCGATGGAACTGGCGCCGATTCTGGGCTTGGCGGATGAGATTGTCGATATCGTGGATACGGGTAATACCTTGAAGGCTAACGGACTAGAAGCGCGGGAGCTGATCGACCACATCAGCACTCGGCTGGTGGTGAATCGTGCCTCCATGAAAATGAAGCATGAGCGGATTAACCCCATTATTGAGAATATGGCTGCGGCCGTTGATAAACGCAGATAA
- the hisD gene encoding histidinol dehydrogenase, whose product MTVNIRRLNASQSDFDSELAKLLAWDDSVDHQVNETVRHILHEVKTRGDQAVLEFTEKFDRLKVASVAELEMSQSRLQQALKAIPEDQRVALEKAAARVRDYHERQNQKSWQYQDEDGTVLGQKVTPLDRAGLYVPGGKAAYPSSVLMNAIPAKVAGVGEIIMVVPTPDGVVNDLVLAAAAIACVDRVFTVGGAQAVGALAYGTETIPAVDKIVGPGNIFVATAKREVFGTVGIDMIAGPSEILVICDGKTDPDWIAMDLFSQAEHDEQAQSILISPDAGFLDAVEASINRLLPTMERADIIRTSMTDRAALIQVADLSEAAKVSNRIAPEHLELSVEDPKTLLDEIRHAGAIFLGRYTAEALGDYCAGPNHVLPTSGTARFSSPLGVYDFQKRSSIIGFTAQGADRMGRVASVLARGEGLTAHARSAEYRIKYDE is encoded by the coding sequence ATGACCGTTAACATCAGGCGATTGAACGCTTCCCAAAGTGACTTTGACAGTGAGTTGGCGAAATTGCTGGCTTGGGACGACAGTGTTGATCATCAGGTGAACGAGACGGTGCGTCATATCCTGCATGAAGTGAAAACCCGTGGCGATCAGGCAGTTTTGGAGTTCACAGAAAAGTTTGATCGGCTAAAAGTTGCCAGTGTTGCAGAACTGGAAATGAGCCAGAGTCGCTTGCAGCAAGCCTTGAAGGCCATTCCAGAAGATCAGCGTGTTGCGTTGGAGAAAGCTGCAGCGCGAGTTCGGGATTACCACGAACGGCAGAATCAGAAATCCTGGCAGTATCAGGACGAAGACGGCACCGTGCTGGGCCAGAAAGTAACGCCCCTGGATCGCGCTGGTCTCTACGTGCCCGGCGGAAAAGCTGCTTATCCTTCTTCCGTTTTGATGAACGCCATCCCCGCGAAAGTGGCCGGCGTGGGTGAAATTATCATGGTGGTTCCCACTCCAGATGGTGTGGTGAACGACTTGGTATTGGCTGCAGCCGCTATCGCATGTGTTGATCGTGTATTCACCGTAGGCGGCGCACAGGCAGTGGGTGCTCTGGCATACGGAACAGAAACCATCCCAGCCGTAGACAAAATCGTGGGTCCCGGCAACATCTTCGTCGCCACCGCCAAGCGCGAAGTATTCGGCACGGTCGGCATCGACATGATCGCCGGCCCCTCGGAAATACTCGTGATCTGCGACGGCAAAACCGACCCAGATTGGATCGCCATGGACTTGTTCTCTCAAGCTGAACACGACGAACAAGCCCAGTCCATCCTGATTAGCCCAGATGCGGGCTTCCTCGATGCCGTAGAGGCCAGCATCAACAGGCTGCTGCCCACCATGGAGCGCGCCGACATCATCCGCACCTCCATGACCGACCGCGCAGCCCTGATCCAGGTCGCCGACCTAAGCGAAGCCGCCAAAGTCTCCAACCGAATCGCCCCCGAACACTTGGAGTTGTCCGTAGAGGATCCCAAAACCCTACTGGATGAAATCCGCCACGCCGGCGCCATCTTCCTGGGCCGCTATACAGCGGAAGCCCTGGGCGACTACTGCGCAGGCCCAAACCACGTGCTACCGACCAGCGGCACAGCTCGGTTCTCGTCACCGCTGGGCGTCTACGACTTCCAGAAACGCTCATCCATCATCGGTTTCACCGCCCAAGGCGCGGATCGGATGGGGCGGGTTGCATCGGTTTTAGCAAGAGGCGAGGGCCTGACGGCCCACGCGCGGTCTGCGGAATATAGGATTAAATACGATGAGTAA
- the hisC gene encoding histidinol-phosphate transaminase has product MSKFWSPLVRGLVPYVPGEQPKMANLVKLNTNENPYGPSPKVIEAIQAELNDSLRLYPDPEGESLRGTIANYHSVKPEQIFLGNGSDEVLAHIFHALFQHGQPILYPDVTYSFYPVYCGLYNIEGKTVPLTDSFEIDPQDYKQPNGGIIFPNPNAPTGRYLGLEHVETILQANSERVVVVDEAYVDFGGESAIKLVDKYPNLLVCQTLSKARSLAGLRVGFAIGHPDLIEALNRVKNSFNSYPLDRLALAGAKAAYEDKAWFQKSCEGVISERERVTEALECLGFEVLPSKANFVFARHEQKSGKSLAKALREQGVIVRHFNKPRISEFLRVTIGTPEQNDALISGLKSL; this is encoded by the coding sequence ATGAGTAAATTCTGGAGTCCTTTGGTCAGAGGTTTGGTTCCCTACGTACCCGGCGAACAACCGAAAATGGCCAACCTGGTAAAGCTGAACACCAACGAAAATCCGTACGGTCCCTCGCCCAAAGTCATCGAAGCCATACAGGCCGAACTCAATGACAGCCTCCGCCTCTATCCAGACCCGGAAGGCGAAAGCCTGCGCGGCACCATCGCCAACTACCACAGCGTAAAGCCAGAACAGATATTCCTAGGCAACGGCTCAGACGAAGTTCTGGCCCACATATTTCACGCCCTGTTCCAGCACGGCCAACCCATCCTATACCCGGATGTAACCTACAGCTTCTACCCGGTGTACTGCGGCCTCTACAACATAGAAGGCAAAACCGTACCCCTGACAGACAGCTTCGAAATCGATCCCCAAGATTACAAACAACCCAACGGCGGGATCATCTTCCCCAACCCTAACGCGCCCACCGGCCGTTACCTTGGGCTTGAGCACGTAGAGACAATCCTTCAGGCGAACTCCGAGCGTGTTGTCGTGGTCGATGAGGCTTACGTGGATTTTGGCGGCGAATCCGCCATCAAGCTTGTTGATAAGTATCCCAACCTATTGGTCTGCCAAACGCTCTCTAAAGCCCGTTCCTTGGCAGGCCTCCGCGTAGGCTTCGCCATCGGCCACCCGGATCTAATCGAAGCCCTGAATCGCGTCAAAAACAGCTTCAACAGCTATCCTCTGGACAGGCTTGCACTGGCTGGCGCCAAAGCCGCCTACGAAGACAAAGCCTGGTTCCAGAAGTCCTGTGAAGGTGTGATTTCTGAGCGTGAGCGTGTCACCGAGGCCCTGGAATGCCTGGGCTTTGAGGTACTGCCTTCCAAAGCTAACTTCGTTTTCGCCCGTCACGAACAGAAGTCCGGTAAAAGTCTGGCGAAAGCCCTCAGAGAGCAGGGTGTCATCGTTCGCCATTTTAATAAGCCTAGAATTAGCGAATTTTTAAGGGTTACCATTGGTACGCCAGAGCAGAATGACGCGTTAATTTCTGGCCTTAAATCTCTGTAA
- a CDS encoding Nif3-like dinuclear metal center hexameric protein — MATRDAILAKINEWLQPENFQDYCPNGLQVEGKSDVNTIVTGVTASRALIEAAIAANADMLIVHHGYFWKGEDQRIQGMKRERLKRLLDNDINLVAHHLPLDDHPEYGNNRQLAGILGIENPRPLNGLVWEGELPEAMSPEKFGLHIARALHREPLIVGDGKAEIKRVGWCTGAAQGFINTAIDAGLDAYISGEISEPTTHTARECGIHYYAAGHHATERYGVKALGAALEKEFGVSHRFIDCDNPV, encoded by the coding sequence ATGGCAACACGTGACGCTATTCTTGCGAAGATTAACGAGTGGCTACAGCCTGAAAATTTCCAGGACTATTGCCCTAATGGTTTGCAGGTTGAAGGCAAGAGTGACGTAAACACGATTGTCACCGGTGTAACTGCCTCCCGCGCATTAATAGAAGCCGCTATCGCCGCAAATGCCGACATGCTGATCGTTCACCACGGTTACTTCTGGAAAGGCGAAGACCAGCGCATTCAAGGCATGAAACGCGAACGCCTGAAGCGGCTATTGGACAACGACATCAACCTAGTTGCCCATCACCTACCGCTGGATGACCATCCCGAATACGGCAACAACCGCCAACTAGCAGGCATTCTCGGTATCGAGAATCCACGGCCTCTAAACGGTTTAGTCTGGGAAGGTGAGCTTCCCGAAGCCATGAGCCCAGAAAAGTTTGGCCTACACATTGCCCGAGCCCTCCACCGTGAACCGCTAATAGTCGGAGACGGCAAAGCGGAAATCAAACGAGTAGGTTGGTGCACCGGCGCAGCGCAAGGGTTTATCAACACAGCAATTGATGCCGGCCTCGACGCCTACATCAGCGGTGAAATCTCTGAACCGACTACCCACACCGCCAGAGAGTGCGGTATCCACTATTACGCCGCTGGCCACCATGCAACCGAACGCTACGGCGTAAAAGCCCTGGGAGCTGCACTTGAAAAAGAATTTGGCGTTAGTCACCGCTTCATAGACTGCGACAACCCTGTCTGA
- a CDS encoding YhcB family protein yields MTNLILAAIAALVVGIVIGALVGRSGRGSSLRQRRAEQQAEEVRNEYLRYQAQVNEHFMESAHLLRRFNDAYRDVNQHMARGANRLCNDEEWLAELAQETSSKRLEEVGEDGAEPPRDYAPATSGTLSEDFGLKKGDKPSEA; encoded by the coding sequence ATGACAAACCTGATTTTGGCAGCGATTGCCGCACTTGTTGTTGGCATTGTCATCGGAGCGTTGGTTGGCCGCTCGGGGCGGGGCTCTTCTCTGCGGCAGCGCCGTGCGGAGCAGCAGGCTGAGGAGGTGCGTAATGAATACCTGCGTTATCAGGCCCAGGTGAATGAGCATTTTATGGAGTCGGCCCATTTGCTGCGTCGGTTTAATGATGCTTACCGCGATGTGAACCAGCATATGGCTCGCGGCGCGAATCGCTTGTGCAATGATGAGGAGTGGTTGGCTGAGCTTGCACAGGAGACGTCCAGCAAGCGCCTTGAGGAGGTTGGCGAGGATGGTGCTGAGCCGCCACGGGATTATGCGCCTGCGACTTCTGGGACTTTATCTGAGGACTTTGGGCTTAAGAAGGGCGACAAGCCTTCTGAGGCTTGA
- the zapE gene encoding cell division protein ZapE: protein MTASMPSESTANQTPWQRYQEDLERPDFLKDPAQVDAVQRLQILYDKLVEAESERGKAIIKLRRKLKKGREEPVKGLYFWGGVGRGKTYLMDTFFESLPFKRKMRVHFHRFMQRVHKELKIFKGQKNPLDLVAKKFANETRVICFDEFFVSDIGDAMILATLMDQLFKRGVTLVCTSNIKPDGLYKDGLQRARFLPAIALVKKYTDVVNVDGGVDYRLRTLEQAELYHSPLDEEADASLRRSFDSLAVEAGKHSKTMEINGRKIPAQAHADDVVWFNFKDVCDGPRSQNDYIEIARQFHAIIVSNVPVLGGDKDDQSRRFVNMIDEFYDRNVKVIISAAAPITQLYSGGRLSFEFERTESRLLEMQSQEYLEAPHKS from the coding sequence ATGACAGCTTCTATGCCTTCTGAATCCACTGCGAACCAGACTCCCTGGCAGCGCTACCAAGAAGATCTCGAGCGCCCGGACTTCCTTAAAGACCCCGCCCAAGTCGATGCGGTGCAGCGCCTACAGATACTCTACGATAAACTCGTGGAGGCGGAAAGCGAACGCGGCAAAGCAATCATCAAATTGCGGCGTAAGTTAAAAAAGGGCAGGGAAGAGCCAGTCAAAGGCCTGTATTTTTGGGGTGGCGTTGGCCGCGGCAAAACCTACCTGATGGACACTTTTTTTGAGTCGCTGCCGTTCAAGCGCAAAATGCGCGTGCATTTTCATCGGTTCATGCAGCGGGTTCACAAGGAGCTCAAAATCTTCAAAGGTCAAAAAAACCCGCTGGATCTGGTCGCCAAAAAATTCGCCAACGAAACCCGCGTGATCTGCTTCGACGAATTTTTCGTTTCTGACATCGGCGATGCCATGATCCTCGCAACACTAATGGATCAATTGTTCAAGCGGGGCGTCACCCTAGTATGTACGTCCAACATTAAACCTGATGGCCTCTATAAGGATGGTTTGCAGCGGGCCCGCTTTCTGCCAGCCATTGCGCTTGTAAAAAAATACACCGATGTCGTGAATGTAGACGGCGGCGTCGATTATCGATTGCGCACCCTTGAGCAGGCCGAGCTTTACCACTCGCCGCTGGATGAAGAGGCAGACGCCAGCTTGCGCAGAAGCTTTGACTCCCTAGCGGTCGAAGCGGGAAAGCACAGCAAGACGATGGAGATTAACGGCCGCAAGATTCCGGCACAGGCCCACGCCGACGACGTGGTTTGGTTTAATTTCAAAGATGTATGTGACGGCCCCCGCAGCCAGAACGACTACATCGAGATTGCGCGCCAGTTTCACGCGATTATTGTCAGTAATGTACCTGTGCTCGGCGGCGACAAAGACGACCAATCTCGCCGTTTCGTGAACATGATTGATGAATTCTACGACCGCAATGTGAAAGTCATCATTTCTGCGGCTGCTCCCATTACCCAGCTCTATTCCGGTGGGCGCCTGAGTTTTGAATTTGAACGCACTGAATCGCGCCTTCTTGAAATGCAGTCGCAGGAATATCTGGAAGCCCCGCACAAGTCCTAA
- a CDS encoding DUF1302 domain-containing protein, translating into MTRKNHQWQRWTRIPLAVAVAASMSGQASAYSFYVGDVEAQFNTTLSAGAGWRIQDQDSDLIAQGNLGPQYVNTTTGSSTNNYDDGNLNFDKGDTYSKIVKGNSELFLNYDVNSDALTRVGALVRGRYWYDFELKDEGRATDDVGQRRELNDRAKGNASGGEILDAYVFTDWYLGKVPVSARYGKQVLSWGESTFIQGGINTINPVDVPAFRAPGSELKDALLPVEMLYLSAGVTQNITLEAFVQTDWAPVRPDDCGTFFSTSDFSSDGCGPVLLAGQLSDSQALAQGFVAPRMADKEADSKDQFGVAMRWYVPALNDSEFGFYYIKYNSRLPYVSGTVGAPFPSYFIEYPEDINLYGISVNTNTPGGWSLGAEYSYRDKLPLQWNAFELLYGGADKRNPVDPDLAVSKLQQRLEQQYGSLSGGQEVPGYDRYGVSQAQFTLIKFFDRIMGASRVSLITEFGATYVHDLPSLDEARYGRSGTYGIGTLPTESGGTILDACAVGTGGRDGANINSSYCTNEGFTTDFSWGYRSRLVWNYPSAIAGINLSPQLAWSHDVKGYSPQPGGNFNEGSKTLGLSLQAVYQNRITGDIGYTNYFGGKYNEMADRDFVSASVSYSF; encoded by the coding sequence ATGACAAGAAAAAACCATCAATGGCAGCGTTGGACAAGAATACCGCTTGCCGTCGCAGTAGCAGCCAGTATGTCTGGCCAAGCATCTGCTTATTCATTTTATGTCGGGGATGTAGAAGCCCAATTTAACACCACGCTATCTGCGGGCGCCGGTTGGCGTATCCAAGATCAAGATAGCGACTTGATCGCTCAAGGTAACCTTGGGCCCCAGTACGTCAACACAACAACCGGTTCCTCAACAAACAACTACGATGACGGCAACCTGAACTTCGATAAGGGCGACACCTATTCCAAAATCGTTAAGGGCAACAGTGAGCTGTTCCTGAACTACGATGTGAACAGTGATGCTCTCACCCGGGTTGGCGCGTTGGTTCGTGGCCGCTACTGGTACGACTTTGAACTGAAAGATGAAGGCCGCGCAACCGATGACGTCGGGCAGCGCCGTGAGCTGAACGACAGAGCGAAAGGCAATGCCTCCGGCGGTGAAATTCTCGACGCATACGTGTTCACCGATTGGTACCTAGGCAAGGTTCCCGTGAGTGCCCGTTACGGCAAACAAGTGCTGAGCTGGGGTGAGAGTACCTTTATTCAGGGTGGCATCAACACCATTAACCCGGTCGATGTTCCTGCGTTTCGTGCGCCTGGCTCTGAGCTGAAAGATGCTCTTTTGCCTGTTGAAATGCTCTACCTGTCTGCAGGTGTAACCCAGAACATCACTTTAGAAGCCTTCGTGCAGACGGATTGGGCGCCAGTTCGCCCGGATGATTGCGGCACATTCTTCTCCACCAGTGATTTTTCATCTGATGGCTGCGGCCCGGTTCTTCTGGCAGGTCAACTGTCGGATTCACAGGCACTTGCTCAAGGCTTTGTTGCGCCGCGCATGGCGGACAAGGAAGCGGACTCCAAGGATCAGTTCGGTGTAGCTATGCGTTGGTATGTGCCGGCGCTGAACGATTCCGAATTCGGTTTTTATTATATAAAATATAATAGCCGCTTGCCCTACGTGAGTGGTACCGTTGGAGCTCCGTTCCCATCGTATTTCATTGAGTATCCAGAAGATATCAACCTGTACGGCATCAGTGTCAACACCAACACGCCAGGTGGCTGGTCTTTGGGCGCTGAATACTCCTATCGCGACAAACTGCCTTTGCAGTGGAACGCTTTTGAACTTCTTTATGGTGGTGCAGATAAACGAAACCCGGTTGATCCCGATCTTGCAGTAAGTAAGCTTCAGCAGCGTTTGGAGCAGCAATATGGATCTCTTAGCGGGGGCCAAGAGGTACCTGGCTATGACCGTTACGGCGTTTCCCAGGCCCAGTTCACGTTGATCAAGTTCTTTGATCGGATCATGGGCGCCAGCCGTGTATCTCTGATCACAGAGTTCGGTGCCACGTATGTTCATGATCTTCCGAGTCTGGACGAGGCCCGTTATGGCCGCTCCGGTACTTACGGTATTGGTACGCTTCCAACCGAATCTGGCGGAACTATCCTTGATGCCTGTGCTGTTGGTACTGGAGGCAGAGATGGTGCCAACATCAACTCGAGCTACTGCACCAATGAAGGCTTTACCACAGATTTCTCGTGGGGCTATCGTTCACGTCTTGTATGGAATTACCCGAGCGCCATTGCGGGCATCAATTTGTCACCGCAGCTGGCCTGGAGTCACGACGTGAAAGGTTACAGCCCGCAGCCTGGCGGCAACTTTAATGAAGGTAGCAAGACTCTCGGTTTGTCCCTGCAAGCGGTTTATCAGAACAGGATCACGGGTGATATTGGGTACACAAACTATTTCGGTGGCAAGTATAATGAGATGGCTGACCGAGATTTTGTGAGTGCCAGTGTTTCCTACTCATTCTGA
- a CDS encoding DUF1329 domain-containing protein — translation MKLNKKLLTTGILAASLVAGQAWGSVSAGEAAKLGDSLTPMGAEKAGNGGAIPAWTGGLTTPPASYNDDGIYVNPFPDEAPKFTINQSNVSEYADKLSPGQVAMIKQYPDYVLPVYETHRTGAYPQAIMDETVENATKTEMIKDGNGLANYQNATPFPIPQNGLEAIWNHITRYRGGSVQRNVGQATPTASGAYSIVKFQDELTWRSYLTDYEPGEDANVLFYFKQAITAPARLAGNVLLVHETIDQVAEPRRAWVYNAGQRRVRRAPQVAYDGPGTASDGMRTSDNFDMFNGAPDRYNWELIGKKEMYIPYNSYKLVDRGITYDQILKPGHINQDLTRYELHRVWHVRATLKEGERHIYAQRDLYIDEDTWQAAVIDHYDGRGELWRVAEAHAMQFYDQIVPWYAVETLYDLLSGRYLVNGLTNEEVDPYQFGVEHRSRDYTPAALRRAGTR, via the coding sequence ATGAAACTGAACAAGAAATTACTCACCACAGGTATTCTGGCTGCGAGTCTTGTTGCAGGCCAAGCCTGGGGTTCGGTTTCTGCCGGAGAGGCAGCCAAGCTGGGTGACTCCCTTACACCGATGGGAGCCGAGAAAGCTGGTAATGGTGGTGCTATTCCTGCGTGGACGGGTGGTCTTACAACACCTCCGGCAAGCTACAACGACGACGGTATTTATGTGAATCCGTTCCCGGACGAGGCGCCAAAATTTACCATCAACCAGAGCAACGTATCGGAGTATGCCGACAAGCTGTCCCCGGGACAGGTTGCCATGATCAAGCAATACCCGGATTACGTACTGCCGGTTTACGAGACCCATCGTACCGGCGCTTATCCACAAGCGATCATGGATGAGACGGTCGAGAACGCGACCAAAACGGAAATGATCAAGGACGGTAACGGTCTGGCTAATTACCAGAACGCGACCCCTTTCCCCATTCCGCAAAACGGCTTGGAAGCAATCTGGAACCACATTACACGCTATCGTGGTGGTTCTGTTCAGCGCAACGTGGGTCAGGCAACGCCTACGGCGTCTGGCGCCTACTCTATTGTTAAGTTTCAGGATGAGCTGACTTGGAGAAGCTACCTCACGGATTACGAGCCAGGCGAAGATGCCAACGTACTGTTCTACTTCAAGCAGGCTATCACCGCTCCGGCGCGCCTGGCAGGCAACGTATTGCTGGTTCACGAGACCATTGACCAGGTTGCAGAGCCTCGTCGTGCCTGGGTATACAACGCGGGCCAGCGTCGTGTTCGTCGCGCACCTCAGGTTGCTTACGACGGACCAGGTACAGCGTCTGATGGCATGCGCACATCCGATAATTTCGATATGTTCAACGGCGCACCCGATCGTTACAACTGGGAGTTGATTGGCAAGAAGGAAATGTACATTCCGTACAACTCCTACAAGCTGGTCGACCGTGGGATTACCTACGATCAGATACTTAAGCCGGGACATATCAACCAGGATTTGACCCGCTACGAGCTTCACCGCGTGTGGCACGTGCGCGCAACCTTGAAAGAAGGCGAGCGTCATATCTATGCTCAGCGTGACCTCTATATTGATGAGGACACTTGGCAGGCAGCGGTTATTGATCATTATGATGGCCGAGGTGAGCTGTGGCGCGTGGCCGAAGCCCACGCCATGCAGTTTTACGATCAAATCGTACCCTGGTATGCAGTTGAAACCTTGTATGACCTCCTGTCTGGCCGCTACCTGGTTAACGGCCTAACAAACGAGGAAGTCGATCCGTATCAGTTTGGCGTTGAGCATCGATCCAGAGATTACACTCCGGCGGCATTGCGCCGTGCAGGTACTCGCTAA